The genomic DNA TGGATGTTCCACTCTATGAACAAGCGATGAACGATATATTACAGGGTGTTCCTTACGAAATTACGTACCGTATCATGCTTGAATCGGATGAGCTGCAGGTGATTCGTTCCCAAGCGACGATAGAATGCGATTCAAGCGGCGCACCTGCCCGAATAATCGGGGTAGTACAGGACATTACCGACCGCCAGAAGATCGAGGCGGCGCTTAGGGAGAGCGAGCGCCAGTTCAGGCTCATATCCGAATATTCCATGGACTTGATTTCCCGTCATACGGCGGATGAGGAAGCCGTATACTTATTCGCTTCGCAGTCCTCGGTAAGCCTGCTGGGCTACGAGCCGGAGGAAATGACAGGCCGCAGCGCGTATGAATTTTACCATCCGGAGGACGTGCCGATGGTGAAGGAATACCTGGAGACGCAGATGAAGTCCCGCAAAGTATACACAGTCACCTACCGGATACGCTGCAAGGACGGCCGCTACATCTGGTTTGAAAGCACGGGGAGGTACAGGTATGACCAGCTCACCGGCGAAATCGACGAGATGATTGTCATCTCCCGCGACGTGACGGAGCGTAAAGAAAGCGAGCGGCGTCTGCAGGAAAGTCAACAGCGTTACAAATCTCTGTTTGAATACAGTCCGGCCAGCGTATATTCCATGGATCTGCACGGGCGTTACCTCACGCTGAATTTCAATTTTGAGCTGCTGACGGGCTACAGCCGGGAAGAGCTTACTATGATGTGTTTCCATGATCTCATCGATCCGGCCGATCTGGTCAAGACTGTTCACCATTTCGAGCTGGCGAAGGAAGGAAAACCGCAAACCTATGAGACCGCAGTCATTCACAAGGACGGAACCCATATAGCGATCGCTGTGACAAACGTGCCGATCATGGTCGATAAGCGCGTTGTCGGGGTGTACGGTTTAGCCAGCGACATTACGGAAAGAAAGCGTTATGTGGAACAGATCGAGAAGCTCAGCTATCTGCATTCGCTGATTTTGGGATCGGTGTCCGAAGGGATATACGGTCTCGATGAGAGCGGCAGGACGGTCTTTATCAACAAAGCAGCAGCTGATATGCTTGGATATGAACAGAAGGATTTTATCGGAAAGTCCAACCATTCCTTGATTCATCATACGACCAGCGATGGGTCGGATTATCCGGCAGAGCTGTGCCCGATCTTTCAGACCATGCAGGACGGTATTTCGCGGGCGGTAAAAGAGGATGTGTTCTGGCGAAGAGACGGCTCCAGCTTCCTGGTGGAGTATACGGTAAATCCGATGATCGAAAGAGGGCAGATCGTGGGTTCTGTTGTGGTCTTTCAAGACATTACGGGGGAGAGGGAGATTTTACGGGCCAAAGAGTCGGCTGAACGAACGGCGCTCGCAAAATCAGAATTTCTTGCCACGATGAGCCATGAAATCCGCACTCCGATGAACGGCGTTATCGGCATGACGGATCTGCTGCTGGAAACGGAGCTTAACGAGGAGCAGCGATATTACGCCGACATTATCTCCAGCAGCAGCCATGCGTTATTGGCTATTCTGGACGATGTGCTCGATTTCAGCAAAATCGAAGCCGGAAAGATGGCGCTTGACTATGAGCAGTTTGATCTAAACGCCTGCGTATGGAATGTTGTCGAGCTGTTTCTGCCCAGTGCGGATAAGAAGGGAATTCAGCTTACCTATCATATCGCTCCGGATGTGCCCGAGCATATCGTAAGCGATCCCGTAAGACTGCGGCAAATTCTCGTGAATTTGATCGGCAATGCTTTGAAGTTTACGGAGCAGGGTGAAATAAGCATCAGTATTGTCAAGAAAGAGACATTGACGCCCCCTGCGGTGTTACTGGAAGTCAGCGTGAGCGATACGGGGATCGGCATATCGGAGGATCAGCGGCATAAATTGTTTCAATCCTTCTCCCAGGTTCACCCCGCCATTAACCGAAAATACGGAGGAACTGGGCTGGGATTGGCTATTTGCAAAAAAATGGTCGAGTTGATGGGCGGATCTATTACTGTGGAGAGCAAGGAAGGGTATGGTTCGACCTTTCGCTTTACACTCATCAGCGGAGAGCGGGAAGTAGAGCCGGATTGTGAAGGGCTTGCGCTGGGACAGCAGCTGGAGCTGCTAGGCTGTCCGGAGAAGCAATCGTCCTCCGGGCCGAATTTCTGCCCAGACGGAGCGGGACAGGGGATCTCCGCCACCGTGGCTGTGAACGAAACGGCTGCAGCGCGTGAAGCGGGCTTGGAGCGTCCGGCCTTTCCCCTGAAGCAGGAAGATCTTCTCTCGGTGCTTGTTGTCGAAGATCACCCGGTGAACTGCCAAATTTTCGTCCACATGCTTGAGAAGCTTGGGCTTGCGCCTGATGTAGCCCATAACGGCGTTGAAGCCATGGAGGCTCTATCCTCAAGACCCTATGATCTCATATTTATGGACATCGAAATGCCGGTGATGGATGGGATCAAGGCGGCCCGTCTGATCAGGCAGTGGCTGCCGGTGGATCAAATGCCGGTCATCGTAGGCATGAGCAGCAGTGAAGTCATTGAGCAGCAGCGCGAGCGTTGTCTGGCCAGCGGTATGGCGAACCTCTTGCAGAAGCCGCTTTGCGATCACGAGGTTGCCCTTCTGCTCCTGGAATGGAGCAGAAGGCTTGGTAAAGCATGCCCTGAATTAAAGGAATAGAGGAACAAGCCGGCGATCGGATGATGGGTCGCCGGCTTGTTTGCTGTTGGTTATTGTATCGATTTCGTATATAAAATGCCAATCGTCTTGGCGCCGCAGTGGCTGGAAATAACACAGCCTGCATCCGAAATAGCCACTTCCCGGGCTTTCGTCTTCGACTTTAATATTTGCTGCAGGTGAATGGCGTCATCCTCGGCCAAAGAATGAGTAATGAAGATAATGTCTTTATCCATGGCATCGACTTGTGCCAGCGCATTGTTCAGCAGCTGATCGAGCACCTTCTCCCGGCTGCCGCGGATTTTGGAGGCAGGAGTCATCTTACCATCGATGACCTTGATAACCGGCCGGATTTTCAGCAGGCTTCCCACAAGGTTCTGCATGCCCGAGCATCGCCCGCCCTTATATAAGTAGTCCAGCGAGTCGATGACGAATTCCGTTTCCACCAGGGGTCTTGTTTTCTCCAGCAGGTCAATGATTTCAGCTACGCTGCGCCCTTCGTCAGCGGCTTTCACCGCCTTCATGACAAGCAGACCGATTCCGGTCGACAGGTTGCGCGAGTCGAATACTGTGACTTGATCCTCTTCGAACTCTGCGGCAGCAATCAAGGCGTTTTGGTAAGTGGAAGATAATTCGGACGACAGGCTTATGTATATAATTTGCTGACCCTCCTTAACCGCAGGAGTGAAAGCCTGAATAAAGTCAGCTGGAGATGGAGCCGCCGTCTTCGGCAAGCGCCCGCTTTTCGCAACTTTGTTATATAGCTCGGGGGTCGTCAGGTCAAGCCCGTCCCTGTACATCTCGTCGTCAAACGTAACATACAGCGGAACGATCCCGATCCCGTACTCTTGGACCCATGCTGCAGGCAGATCGCAGGTACTGTCCGCAAATATTCTAATGGTTCGCAAAGTGATCCCTCCAAATGAATTTCGGATTATCCGATCCGGTCTTCGGAGCCCTTGTGCATATACATGATCGCCACGGTATGAGGACCGCAGTGGCTGGAAATGACGCAGCCTGCTTCGGCAATCGCTACTTCCCGTACCGGGGTCTGTTCCCTGAGAATGGCGGCGAGCCGGCGAGCCTCTTCCTCGGCAAGGGTATGGGCCACGATAATTAAATCATCGTCCATCTGCTCCTTTTTGGCAAGGGCGTTATCGAGCATTTGCTGAACAGCCTTCTCTTTTCTGCCGCGGACTCTGTAAGCTGGAATAATGCTCCCGTCTACGACTCTCAGCACGGGACGAATCTGGAGCAGGCTGCCGATAAAGTTCTGCATGCCCGAGCACCGGCCGCCTTTGTACAGGTACTCCAGCGTATCGATGACGAACTCCGTGTTGACCAACGTTCTGGAACTTTCAAGCAAAGCTACAATTTCTGGACCGCTGTAGCCCTGCTGGGCAGCCCTGACCGCTTTCATCACGAGCAGGCCAATCCCGCTGCACAAATTAAGCGAGTCTACGACATGGATCCGTCCTTCAGGAAATTCGCCTGCGGCAATAAGCGCGTTCTGATACGTTGATGACAGGCTGGAGGAAATGCTGATATAGACAATATCCTGCCCTTGCTCGACATATGGAGCAAACGCATCCATAAAGTCTTTGGGAGAGGGAGCCGTCGTCTTCGGCAGATTCCCTGCGGCTGCGACTCTTTCGTAAATGCCGACCGGTGTAATGTCGATGCCGTCGCGGTACGTCTTGTCATTAAAAACGACATATAGCGGAATAATGCCGATGCCGTATTCATCGATCCAAGACGCCGGCAGGTCGGACGTGCTGTCCGCAAAAATTTTAACTTGTGCCATAAGTATCCCCTTATTTCAGATAGTCCAGCTTTATTTTAACAAAAAGCTTGCACGTTTAACATCTCCAATAAATTGCCCCCGCGATAACTTGGAAGATTACCGTGGGGGCAAGCTGTGTTATAACTTAAACCTGCTGCAAAGTAACGACGATATAAAAGAAGATGATCATCACCACAGATAGTGAGGATAGCACCGTTCCGATGATGGCGAATACTTTTTTGCGGTTTTTGAGGACGAGTCCTACGATACCGAGAATGAGGGCGATTAAATTAATGATTCCTGCCCCGAAGATGGCAATGATGCCAAGAATCGCTGCCGAGCTATCCATCAAAGCCTCCTCGATGTTAGCCGGATTATCAATAGCCTGGCCAATGGCCGCGATAATTAGAAAGAAAGCTGCGAAATAACCGAGCAGTGCAAGAATACTCATAATGAATGAGGCGATGCCGAGGCCGGAATGCTTCAGAGGGGCCAGGGGCTGAGCCGCCGCCGGATGCTCATAATTAGGGCCAGGTTGTGCCCCGGGTTGATAATTCATTAATAATCAAGCTCCTTTGTAGAAATTTGGTTATGTTAACGTATAATCTTCCATAGATTCGGCAAAGAATCAAGAAAAAAATTCATGATCGTCCCAGTTCTGGCAATCGGGCAGCGGACTGGGTTATGATAGGTAAGCGAGTACTGAATCGCTTATTTTTATGTGGGGAGGGGTAAGGATATGCAGCGAAGAATGGCCGGAATCGGGGCAATCATCATGTTACTTGCTGTAGCCCTCGGTGCCTTTGGCGCTCATGTGCTGGAGCCGATCATTGCAGATTCGATGGATACGTACAAGACAGGGGTCCAATATCATATGATTCATGGATTGGGAATGATCCTCGCTGCTCTGGCGGCCGGATTATGGGGTGACAGCCGCAAGCTGCGCTGGTCTGCTCGATTATTTCTGCTCGGGATTATCTTATTTTCAGGCAGTCTCTATTTGCTGGCGGTAACGGGATGGAAATGGCTTGGTCCGATTACTCCGCTTGGAGGGGTATCTTTTATTGCAGGGTGGCTTATGCTTGCGTTGTCCGCCTGGGAACAATCCAGTGCTCAAATCAGCAAATAGCATGAATGCAAAATGCTGCGCCGTTGTCAGGACGGCGCAGCATTCATTATGATTGGGCATTTAATTAGAAAAAAGGCCTTTATTCTACGTTTCCATGAAATCAATGACTTCGCTGAGCATGAACGTATATACTTGTTTCTCGTCCACATGATATACGTTGATGGCATAGTTCTCTGATTGGAAATTCAGTATGCGGCAGGGGATGCTCATCCGTTCCCCATTGCGATTGACCAATATGCGCACCAGCCGATTCTCTGAAATATATTTCTGGATCCAATCCCCAAAATCCCCGCTCAAAGCCACGGCTGCGAAGCTGTCTTTGGCGGTCGGTGCTATTTTTGGTTTATCTGCAGCTTTTGATTTCTCGGCAGGCTTCGCCTTATCAGGTTGTTGACCGGATGATTTGTTGTCGGCCGCACCTTGCTTGTCTGGCGTATTCGTTCCAAGCCGTTTGTATGTTTTGGAGATGAAGGACTGCTTTTTGGCAGCGAGCAGGGACTCGATGATTTCCCCAAGCTCTATCCCCGAATTGATCCGATAATCGATAATTTCTTCTCCGCCGTTAAGGATCTGCAGCAGCGATTGGAGTGCAACGGCATTGGATTTACTTTTCACTAGGATTTCCACATTGAATAAATATCCCAATTGTTCATGATCATTATTATTATTGTCCATAGTTCCCCCAGATAGACATGTTAAGTCTCGTTCACTCCTAGCTACAAGATAATAAAAATTACCCATTAATCATAGCATCGCTCGCAGGACAATAATAGTCCTAAAGAATCAAAATGAAACTTTTTTTATGAAAATATCAGAAAGATAAAAAACTGAAATGAGTTCTGCTTACGGATAAGGCAAGAAAAACCACTATGAATAGTGGTCTTCCCCGCTAGAGAACATGCGTTTTCTGAAAAACTGTGAAAATTCTTAATCGGCCTTTTCAAAAAGGGCGGCTAAATTGTCTTTAAACGGCGGTTTGACGATTCCCTTTTCCGTTATGATCGCTGTGATCAGATGATGCGGAGTAACGTCAAATGAAGGATTAAACACTTTGACGCCAGATGGAGCTGTGCGTTTGCCGAACCCTTCCGTCACCTCGTACTCAGGCCGTTCCTCAATCGGAATCAGCTGGCCGCTTTCCGTTTCAAGGTCAATCGTTGACAACGGTGATGCGACATAGAAAGGAATGTTGTGTGCCTTGGCCAGGACGGCAAGGCTGTATGTTCCGATTTTGTTGGCAACGTCTCCGTTGGCGGCGATTCTGTCGGTTCCGACGATGACGGCATCAATCCAGCCTTTGGACATCACGAGTCCAGCCATGTTGTCGCAGAGCAGGGTAACATCGATTCCCGCCTGCTGCAGCTCGAATGCGGTCAGTCTTGCGCCTTGAAGAACAGGTCTAGTCTCGTCGGCATAGATTTTCAGATCAATGCCCTGCTCCTGGGCGAGATAGAACGGGGCAAGAGCCGTACCGTATTTGGCAGTCGCCAGTCCTCCGGCATTGCAGTGGGTGAGGACGCCCATTCCAGAAGCAAAAAGCGGCAGCGCATGCTCTCCGATTTTCCGGCATACTTCCTCATCTTCCCGGTGAATCGCTATCGCCTCGGCCAGCAACCCTTCATTGCGCTTGGCCTGATCGGCATGTTGGGCTGCGAGCTGCGCTGCCCGAGCCTTCATCCGGTCAAGCGCCCAGAACAGGTTGACTGCGGTTGGCCGCGAGGTGGCCAAATGTTCAGCTACTGCCGTTACATGCCCGAGCCAATTGTCGCTGTCTCCCTGGCAGGCATTTGCTCCTAAGACTACGCCATAGGCTGCTGCAATGCCGATCGCCGGTGCTCCACGCACCTTCATGGCATGGATGCCGTCCCATACCTCCTCTGGCGTTGTCAGCTCCAAGAACACGATTTCTTCAGGAAGCAGCCGCTGGTCAAGCATCAGGAGCTTGCCGTCTTTCCAGCGGAGACTAAGCAGCGGCTCTCGGCTTTGCCGGGCTGCCGGGCTGGAATTCGATATTCCACTATGCTGTCCGGTGGTCATACGTTAGCGCCCTCCTTGGCTGCGGCTGCTTTAGCCCATTCGATCACTTCGGTGATGGAAGCTGCTGATCTGCTGCCTTTGATTAGCCGTTTGCCGATTTCCAAGGCTGTAACCTTGGCCTGACGGCGGGAGAACTCGTCTTCGATCGTGTCAATGTCCGCCACATGGGATAATCCGACGATTCGGCGGATTACCTTACAGCCCGCAAATCCGATAGCGTCCTTGCGGATTTGGTCGATGTAGAGATCCTGATAGCCAGGTGTCTTGGACATGATATCTATGCCGTCCGCATCCCAAAACTTGCGGAAGTTAAGTTCGAAATGATTCCACACGCCGACAATTGTCGTGAGAAGCCAAGAACGGCGCTCCTGCAATACTTCGTCATTGCTGCTCCAGCCGGGCTGCGCTGCATAATTCAGCAATAGATTGGCGATGACTGCGCCGATATCGAAGCCAATTGGACCGTAATAGGCGAATTCAGGGTCAATGACCTTGGTTGCTTCGGGCGTTATGAAGATGCTGCCGGTATGCAGATCACCATGCAGCAGCGCTTGACCATGCGTAAGAAACTTCTCTCTGAGCAGGGCTACTTCAAGGTGCAGAGCATGATCCTGCCACAGCTTCTCGGCTTCTGCCCGAATGTCTTCGGTAAAGCTGTTATTTGCGGCATCCCTGTATGGATCCTCGAAGATCAAGTCCTCGGTAATTTTGCATAAATCCGGATTGATGAACCTTGCGGATTGAAGCTTCTTTTCCTGTTGGTTCATGCCGAGGTCGGAGGTGTAGAACAGGGTTGTGGCAATAAATCGGCCGATATGCTCCGCAAAACGGTCATAGGTGTTTCCGGCGATCAGACCTTGACGCATAATCGTATAACCGGACAAGTCTTCCATAACCGTGATGGCCAGCTCGTCATCGCCTCCATAAATCGCCGGAACGAGATCCGGGCACAACCGGTGCTGAATTTCCAGCGCATTGCGTTCGATGCGGGCTCGATCAAGGCTGAGCGGCCAGGATTCGCCAACCACCTTGGCATAAGGCAGGGCTTGTTTTATAATCAGGCTCTTGTTTTGCTGCGGGTCGGCAACTCTGAATACCAGATTCAAGTTGCCATCACCGATTTCCTCGCAGGACAGCGCGGCATCAGCCGCGAAAAAGCCAGGAATCGACTTGGCATAGGCAGTGGCATCTTCTAGGGAAAAGGGACGGTATGAGGACATGGTAAAGCACCTCCAGATGATAAAAATATGTTTTTAAATTGTTTCTATATTTAATTATAGAAAATATCATTAAACTTAGTTTAAAGTTAGTATATCGGAAAAGTGTGATATTATCATTCTTTTTTTCAAAGAGGTGTGATTTAAATT from Paenibacillus woosongensis includes the following:
- a CDS encoding PAS domain S-box protein codes for the protein MINDKNGLLRQLLSEGGTYKSLYVNHPDAICVIDVEGNYVDANPATERATGYPSGQFLRQSIGWLLCEQGRKKKDAYFRQALEGKSGSFQASFKHRDGHTCDACITYVPIVHQDEVVGVFLISKDITEVKAVQESLEQSRQLYELVSNYAEDVIASTDLEGNCLSISPAIRNLLGYEPHELIGKNLRHLIIQNESKSAEEEGSWDNDRSVLINLVQHKNGGEVWAETRIRIIYDEHGVPAKALAIARDVTARQEAEIKLRKSEETLAQAQRLAVIGSWDLDMLTGRFSTSNEFNRIFRQKFRTMPEMNEALRKRLHPVDVPLYEQAMNDILQGVPYEITYRIMLESDELQVIRSQATIECDSSGAPARIIGVVQDITDRQKIEAALRESERQFRLISEYSMDLISRHTADEEAVYLFASQSSVSLLGYEPEEMTGRSAYEFYHPEDVPMVKEYLETQMKSRKVYTVTYRIRCKDGRYIWFESTGRYRYDQLTGEIDEMIVISRDVTERKESERRLQESQQRYKSLFEYSPASVYSMDLHGRYLTLNFNFELLTGYSREELTMMCFHDLIDPADLVKTVHHFELAKEGKPQTYETAVIHKDGTHIAIAVTNVPIMVDKRVVGVYGLASDITERKRYVEQIEKLSYLHSLILGSVSEGIYGLDESGRTVFINKAAADMLGYEQKDFIGKSNHSLIHHTTSDGSDYPAELCPIFQTMQDGISRAVKEDVFWRRDGSSFLVEYTVNPMIERGQIVGSVVVFQDITGEREILRAKESAERTALAKSEFLATMSHEIRTPMNGVIGMTDLLLETELNEEQRYYADIISSSSHALLAILDDVLDFSKIEAGKMALDYEQFDLNACVWNVVELFLPSADKKGIQLTYHIAPDVPEHIVSDPVRLRQILVNLIGNALKFTEQGEISISIVKKETLTPPAVLLEVSVSDTGIGISEDQRHKLFQSFSQVHPAINRKYGGTGLGLAICKKMVELMGGSITVESKEGYGSTFRFTLISGEREVEPDCEGLALGQQLELLGCPEKQSSSGPNFCPDGAGQGISATVAVNETAAAREAGLERPAFPLKQEDLLSVLVVEDHPVNCQIFVHMLEKLGLAPDVAHNGVEAMEALSSRPYDLIFMDIEMPVMDGIKAARLIRQWLPVDQMPVIVGMSSSEVIEQQRERCLASGMANLLQKPLCDHEVALLLLEWSRRLGKACPELKE
- a CDS encoding DegV family protein; protein product: MRTIRIFADSTCDLPAAWVQEYGIGIVPLYVTFDDEMYRDGLDLTTPELYNKVAKSGRLPKTAAPSPADFIQAFTPAVKEGQQIIYISLSSELSSTYQNALIAAAEFEEDQVTVFDSRNLSTGIGLLVMKAVKAADEGRSVAEIIDLLEKTRPLVETEFVIDSLDYLYKGGRCSGMQNLVGSLLKIRPVIKVIDGKMTPASKIRGSREKVLDQLLNNALAQVDAMDKDIIFITHSLAEDDAIHLQQILKSKTKAREVAISDAGCVISSHCGAKTIGILYTKSIQ
- a CDS encoding DegV family protein encodes the protein MAQVKIFADSTSDLPASWIDEYGIGIIPLYVVFNDKTYRDGIDITPVGIYERVAAAGNLPKTTAPSPKDFMDAFAPYVEQGQDIVYISISSSLSSTYQNALIAAGEFPEGRIHVVDSLNLCSGIGLLVMKAVRAAQQGYSGPEIVALLESSRTLVNTEFVIDTLEYLYKGGRCSGMQNFIGSLLQIRPVLRVVDGSIIPAYRVRGRKEKAVQQMLDNALAKKEQMDDDLIIVAHTLAEEEARRLAAILREQTPVREVAIAEAGCVISSHCGPHTVAIMYMHKGSEDRIG
- a CDS encoding DUF423 domain-containing protein, producing the protein MQRRMAGIGAIIMLLAVALGAFGAHVLEPIIADSMDTYKTGVQYHMIHGLGMILAALAAGLWGDSRKLRWSARLFLLGIILFSGSLYLLAVTGWKWLGPITPLGGVSFIAGWLMLALSAWEQSSAQISK
- the mtnA gene encoding S-methyl-5-thioribose-1-phosphate isomerase; this encodes MLDQRLLPEEIVFLELTTPEEVWDGIHAMKVRGAPAIGIAAAYGVVLGANACQGDSDNWLGHVTAVAEHLATSRPTAVNLFWALDRMKARAAQLAAQHADQAKRNEGLLAEAIAIHREDEEVCRKIGEHALPLFASGMGVLTHCNAGGLATAKYGTALAPFYLAQEQGIDLKIYADETRPVLQGARLTAFELQQAGIDVTLLCDNMAGLVMSKGWIDAVIVGTDRIAANGDVANKIGTYSLAVLAKAHNIPFYVASPLSTIDLETESGQLIPIEERPEYEVTEGFGKRTAPSGVKVFNPSFDVTPHHLITAIITEKGIVKPPFKDNLAALFEKAD
- the mtnK gene encoding S-methyl-5-thioribose kinase, which codes for MSSYRPFSLEDATAYAKSIPGFFAADAALSCEEIGDGNLNLVFRVADPQQNKSLIIKQALPYAKVVGESWPLSLDRARIERNALEIQHRLCPDLVPAIYGGDDELAITVMEDLSGYTIMRQGLIAGNTYDRFAEHIGRFIATTLFYTSDLGMNQQEKKLQSARFINPDLCKITEDLIFEDPYRDAANNSFTEDIRAEAEKLWQDHALHLEVALLREKFLTHGQALLHGDLHTGSIFITPEATKVIDPEFAYYGPIGFDIGAVIANLLLNYAAQPGWSSNDEVLQERRSWLLTTIVGVWNHFELNFRKFWDADGIDIMSKTPGYQDLYIDQIRKDAIGFAGCKVIRRIVGLSHVADIDTIEDEFSRRQAKVTALEIGKRLIKGSRSAASITEVIEWAKAAAAKEGANV